A region of Trachemys scripta elegans isolate TJP31775 chromosome 24, CAS_Tse_1.0, whole genome shotgun sequence DNA encodes the following proteins:
- the HSPB6 gene encoding heat shock protein beta-6 isoform X2, which translates to MTLDKDRFSVLLDVKHFSPEELSVKVVGDYVEVHAKHEERPDEHGYISREFHRRYGLPRGVDPATITSSLSPDGILSITAPTKPEGKAQERTVPITHQQSPTITGK; encoded by the exons ATGACACTGGACAAGGATCGGTTCTCGGTGCTGCTGGACGTGAAGCATTTCTCGCCTGAGGAGCTGAGCGTGAAGGTGGTGGGTGACTACGTGGAGGTGCACGCCAAACATGAGGAGCGTCCG GACGAGCACGGCTACATCTCCCGCGAGTTCCACCGGCGCTATGGGCTGCCCCGGGGTGTGGACCCCGCCACCATCACTTCGTCCCTCTCGCCCGACGGCATCCTCTCCATCACAGCGCCCACCAAACCAGAGGGCAAGGCCCAGGAGCGCACCGTCCCCATCACCCACCAGCAGAGCCCCACCATCACTGGGAAATAG